The following are encoded in a window of Numida meleagris isolate 19003 breed g44 Domestic line chromosome 13, NumMel1.0, whole genome shotgun sequence genomic DNA:
- the GPR146 gene encoding probable G-protein coupled receptor 146 isoform X1, with product MFTKPTLYRSAIWFNEYKKLVTSREDTKAKITMWSCETLNSTDNSEDQHLCQDFHFVLSVLSLLYLIICFPIGLCYNGLLVLVNLYNKVTMTMPDVYFVNIAIAGLIINTLAPMYLLGLANTKWAIWNSNNEIYITLLILFNVSSLVTMYSTTLLSLDYYIERALPRTYMSSVYNTKHVCGFIWGGAMLTSFSSLLFYVCNHVSTKIIECSKMQNKEAADAIMVFIGYVVPAVAVLYALILILRIRKEATPLDQDTGRLDPSVHRLLIATVCTQFTLWTPYYITLLVSTFTYARGRPADENYSRILHFTKILSKFLAFSSSFIMPLLYRYINKNFPNKLRRLLKKIHCGNQGCSHERTVVQQVMT from the coding sequence AAAAGCTGGTAACCAGCAGAGAAGATACAAAAGCTAAAATCACTATGTGGAGCTGTGAAACCTTAAACAGTACTGACAACAGCGAGGACCAGCATCTCTGCCAGGACTTCCACTTTGTGCTTTCCGTCTTGTCCCTACTCTACCTCATTATATGTTTCCCAATTGGCCTTTGCTACAATGGCTTGCTGGTCCTAGTCAACCTGTACAACAAAGTGACTATGACGATGCCTGACGTTTACTTTGTCAATATAGCCATCGCCGGTCTCATCATCAACACTCTGGCACCAATGTACCTTCTAGGTCTTGCCAATACAAAATGGGCCATCTGGAATTCTAACAATGAAATTTATATCACCTTGCTTATTTTGTTCAACGTCTCATCTTTAGTTACCATGTACTCTACGACGTTACTCAGTCTGGACTACTACATCGAGCGTGCTCTACCTAGAACTTACATGTCAAGCGTGTACAACACCAAGCACGTTTGTGGATTCATATGGGGTGGAGCCATGCTTACAAGTTTCTCATCTCTTCTATTCTACGTCTGCAATCACGTATCCACTAAAATAATTGAATGTTCCAAGATGCAGAACAAAGAGGCAGCGGATGCCATCATGGTCTTTATCGGGTATGTAGTACCAGCTGTCGCGGTACTGTATGCACTTATTTTGATCTTGCGAATACGCAAAGAGGCTACACCACTGGACCAAGACACTGGACGATTAGATCCATCGGTGCACAGGCTTTTGATTGCCACAGTCTGTACACAGTTCACGTTGTGGACACCCTATTATATTACTCTTTTGGTAAGCACATTTACTTACGCACGAGGAAGACCTGCAGATGAAAACTACAGTCGAATATTACATTTTACCAAGATTTTATCCAAATTCTTGGCTTTCTCGAGCAGCTTTATAATGCCTTTGCTTTATAGGTACATTAACAAAAACTTTCCCAACAAATTACGACGGCTGCTTAAAAAGATACACTGTGGGAATCAAGGGTGTTCTCACGAACGCACAGTGGTACAGCAAGTCATGACGTAG
- the GPR146 gene encoding probable G-protein coupled receptor 146 isoform X2 produces the protein MWSCETLNSTDNSEDQHLCQDFHFVLSVLSLLYLIICFPIGLCYNGLLVLVNLYNKVTMTMPDVYFVNIAIAGLIINTLAPMYLLGLANTKWAIWNSNNEIYITLLILFNVSSLVTMYSTTLLSLDYYIERALPRTYMSSVYNTKHVCGFIWGGAMLTSFSSLLFYVCNHVSTKIIECSKMQNKEAADAIMVFIGYVVPAVAVLYALILILRIRKEATPLDQDTGRLDPSVHRLLIATVCTQFTLWTPYYITLLVSTFTYARGRPADENYSRILHFTKILSKFLAFSSSFIMPLLYRYINKNFPNKLRRLLKKIHCGNQGCSHERTVVQQVMT, from the coding sequence ATGTGGAGCTGTGAAACCTTAAACAGTACTGACAACAGCGAGGACCAGCATCTCTGCCAGGACTTCCACTTTGTGCTTTCCGTCTTGTCCCTACTCTACCTCATTATATGTTTCCCAATTGGCCTTTGCTACAATGGCTTGCTGGTCCTAGTCAACCTGTACAACAAAGTGACTATGACGATGCCTGACGTTTACTTTGTCAATATAGCCATCGCCGGTCTCATCATCAACACTCTGGCACCAATGTACCTTCTAGGTCTTGCCAATACAAAATGGGCCATCTGGAATTCTAACAATGAAATTTATATCACCTTGCTTATTTTGTTCAACGTCTCATCTTTAGTTACCATGTACTCTACGACGTTACTCAGTCTGGACTACTACATCGAGCGTGCTCTACCTAGAACTTACATGTCAAGCGTGTACAACACCAAGCACGTTTGTGGATTCATATGGGGTGGAGCCATGCTTACAAGTTTCTCATCTCTTCTATTCTACGTCTGCAATCACGTATCCACTAAAATAATTGAATGTTCCAAGATGCAGAACAAAGAGGCAGCGGATGCCATCATGGTCTTTATCGGGTATGTAGTACCAGCTGTCGCGGTACTGTATGCACTTATTTTGATCTTGCGAATACGCAAAGAGGCTACACCACTGGACCAAGACACTGGACGATTAGATCCATCGGTGCACAGGCTTTTGATTGCCACAGTCTGTACACAGTTCACGTTGTGGACACCCTATTATATTACTCTTTTGGTAAGCACATTTACTTACGCACGAGGAAGACCTGCAGATGAAAACTACAGTCGAATATTACATTTTACCAAGATTTTATCCAAATTCTTGGCTTTCTCGAGCAGCTTTATAATGCCTTTGCTTTATAGGTACATTAACAAAAACTTTCCCAACAAATTACGACGGCTGCTTAAAAAGATACACTGTGGGAATCAAGGGTGTTCTCACGAACGCACAGTGGTACAGCAAGTCATGACGTAG